A genomic stretch from Apodemus sylvaticus chromosome 12, mApoSyl1.1, whole genome shotgun sequence includes:
- the LOC127697796 gene encoding LOW QUALITY PROTEIN: alpha-1,3-mannosyl-glycoprotein 4-beta-N-acetylglucosaminyltransferase-like protein MGAT4E (The sequence of the model RefSeq protein was modified relative to this genomic sequence to represent the inferred CDS: inserted 2 bases in 1 codon; deleted 2 bases in 2 codons), producing the protein MVGELRRSRLPKTPGLSIQTFPPSERNWVWXYPLSCKLATFASHVSQAWLTVGITSESQQGQNGLLDTLASLYHASSLSEQRQMTVLVHLANSDPTWLKRTVFHISNLYRSQILRGQLLLIHAPPDVYPTVNNVQKEISQEQIYSKQNVDHAFLMSFATKLSTYFLLIEDNVFCAPNFLNHIRSKVIYRKPNTWVLLEFSNMGILGKLLHSRDLPLLARFLLLFHKERPLDWLIRHFSTLLAQQSPILCRPFLFYHRLTHFTSENKTLTGQERDPTDLHILSGTVYTDMMFSDVHSPQEAYTPDESFFWSYNVSTGNYLIVILDNPANLIRVQVRTGSIMDGKYILEKGQVELGYEPEGVPPNCTSFALLGRLVQGQMDQLILKSVGCEVSCVKLAVNANQLGGLMIRHIYIWGENAKNRKDDRKDNGLMYWRMNN; encoded by the exons ATGGTGGGAGAGCTGAGGAGAAGCAGGTTGCCCAAGACCCCTGGACTTTCCATCCaaacctttcct ccctctgagcGGAACTGGGTGTG CTACCCATTATCCTGTAAGTTAGCCACATTTGCTAGTCATGTTTCTCAAG CATGGTTGACAGTGGGGATCACCTCAGAGTCACAACAGGGTCAAAACGGCCTCTTGGATACCCTGGCCTCTCTTTACCACGCGTCCTCCCTATCTGAGCAGAGACAAATGACAGTACTAGTCCACCTGGCCAACTCTGATCCCACCTGGCTCAAGAGGACTGTCTTCCACATATCAAATCTCTACAGGTCCCAAATCTTGAGAGGGCAATTACTACTGATCCATGCCCCACCCGATGTCTACCCCACTGTGAATAATGTCCAGAAGGAGATCTCTCAGGAGCAGATCTACTCCAAGCAGAATGTAGATCATGCTTTCCTTATGAGCTTTGCCACAAAACTCTCCACTTATTTCCTGCTGATAGAGGACAATGTCTTTTGTGCCCCCAATTTTCTCAACCACATTCGCTCAAAGGTGATCTACAGGAAGCCCAACACGTGGGTGCTCCTAGAGTTCTCTAATATGGGCATCCTGGGCAAACTTCTCCACAGCAGGGACCTTCCACTCCTGGcccgcttcctcctcctcttccacaaagAGCGACCTCTCGATTGGCTGATCCGTCATTTCAGTACCCTCCTGGCCCAGCAAAGTCCAATCCTCTGCAGACCATTTCTGTTTTACCACAGGTTGACTCACTTCACTTCTGAGAACAAGACCTTAACAGGCCAGGAGAGGGATCCTACGGATCTGCACATCCTCTCTGGAACTGTTTACACGGACATGATGTTCTCAGATGTCCATTCCCCACAGGAGGCCTACACTCCCGATGAGTCGTTCTTTTGGTCCTACAATGTCAGTACAGGGAACTATCTGATAGTGATTTTGGACAATCCGGCAAACCTCATCAGAGTACAAGTAAGGACAGGCTCCATCATGGATGGGAAGTACATCCTGGAGAAAGGACAGGTGGAGCTCGGCTATGAGCCTGAAGGGGTACCCCCAAACTGTACCAGCTTTGCCCTGCTGGGCCGCCTCGTGCAGGGGCAGATGGATCAGCTCATTCTGAAAAGCGTTGGGTGTGAAGTAAGTTGCGTGAAGCTGGCAGTGAATGCTAATCAGCTCGGTGGCCTCATGATCAGGCATATCTACATCTGGGGGGAAAAC GccaaaaacagaaaagatgaCCGAAAAGACAATGGGTTGATGTATTGGCGTATGAACAATTAA